The nucleotide window ATTGGCGGGAAAAACATATTGCCATCCAAAATCTTTTCCGGCGTTTGGATATTTTCTTTTGAGAGCGTATGGTAAGATTGTTTCTCCTTTACCTTTTGTTAAATCTTCTTTATGCTGCAAATAAACTTGATTCATATGATTCTTTAAATCGGGTATAATTAAATTTGGTAAAATGGTATGTCTGTCTTTTTCACCTTTTCCGTCCCGAACAATAATTTGATTGTAATCAAAATCAATATCCTTTATTCTAATACTTAATGCTTCCGAAAGTCTCAATCCTCCTCCATAAAGGAGAGAAACGACTAACTTTGGAACTCCGTGCAAGTGTTCAAAAATTTTAACAATTTCTTTTTTTGAAAATACTACAGGCAAATGTTTTGCTCTTGCTACCCTTTTAATATCCTCTACCCAGCCAACATCTTTCTGCAATACATTTTTGTATAGATACAAAATCCCATGAAGTGCCTGGTTCTGAGTTGATGATGAAACATGCTTTTCGATAGCAAGATAATTTAGGAATTGCTTTATTTCTTCTGCGCCCATTTTTTCAGGATGTTGCTTATTGTTGAACAGAATAAACCTTTTTATCCAATTTACATAACTTTCTTCAGTTTTCTGACTGTAATGATTTGTCCGAAGATTTATTTTTACACTATCTAACAACTTAGGTTTATTTTGTATCTCTTCCATTTATAAACCGACAGTAATTTGAATCCAATATATAAATTATTTATTTCAAACTCAAATCTCATTAATCACTGAAGTTACGCAAAAGAGTCATTCTGAACGAAGTGAAGAATCTGAAACCTCAAATTCAGGCTATTTTTAGATGTTTCGCTTCGCTCAACATGACAAAAAGTCAATTCTGCGTAACTTCAGTTAATCATTCAAATCTTTACCATCATTCCATGATTCCATCCGCCAACGGCGGACTCCATCAATCCATTTCTCCAATAATCCATACCTTCTAACTATTTTAACAACTCTCTCGATATCACTAACTTCTGTATCTCCGATGTCCCTTCGCCGATTGTTACAAGCTTTACATCGCGGTAAAATTTTTCGACAGGGTAATCTTTTATAAATCCGTAACCACCGTGTATCTGAATCGCCTCGTTCGTTACCATAACTGCAACCTCAGCGGCATAATACTTTGCCATCGATGACTCTCTGATAATTTCTTCGCCTTTGGTTTTCAAATAAGCAGCTCTATAAGTTAAAAGTCGAGCTGCTTCAATCTGTGTTGCCATTTCGGAAAGCTTCCATTGAATAGCCTGAAACTCCGAAATCGGTTTTCCGAATTGCTGGCGTTCCTTCGAGTATTTCAAGCTTGCCTCGAAAGCTCCCTGTGCAATTCCAAGTGCGTTTGCAGCGATGCTAATACGTCCGCCGTCCAATATTGTAAGTGCCTGATGAAAACCTTTTCCTTCTTCACCGAGTAAGTTTTCTATTGGAACTGCACAATTGTCGAATGCGATTGCAGCCGTATCGCTTGAACGCATTCCGAGTTTGTTCTCTTTTTTACTAACAATATAACCGGGTGTATCATTATCGACTATGAAAGCAGAGATTCCCTTCTTGCCTTTTGATTTATCGGTAATTGCCAGCACAACTGTTACTTTTCCGACAGAGCCGTGAGTAATAAAATTTTTACTCCCGTTAAGAATATAGAAATTTCCATCCCGAATAGCAGTTGTTTTCATACTGCCGGCATCGCTTCCGGATGAAGGTTCGGTAAGTGCCCACGCGCCAATCTTTTTGCCCGAACATAAATCGGGGAGATATTTTTTCTTTTGTTCTTCGTTGCCGAATGTGTAAATATGGTTTGTGCACAGACTGTTGTGTGCCGCAATTACCAAACCCATAGATGGGTCGGCTTTTGTAATTTCTTCTATGATTGTAACATATTCTAAATAACCGAATCCGGCTCCTTCGTATTCTTCCGGGAAAATAATTCCAAGGAAACCCAACTCAGCCATTTTCTTTACAATGTCATGAGGAAACTCTTGCGATTCGTCGTACTTCATAATAACGGGTTTGATTTCTTTTTCTCCAAAATCATGGGCAAGCTGTTGAACCATTTTCTGGTTTTCAGTTAGCTCGAATGTCGGTGTTGTTTGTTCTGTTGAATTCATACTCGTTATTCCTTTTAGTGTAGTTTGAAATTATATGATTTTTTCTTGAAGAACAAATTAAAAAAATATTTAAATATGAAGCAATTATGATGCAATTGATACTATTATGAACCCTTTGTGAGCCAACTGAGCCAACTATGAACCAACTCCTTTCAAAACATAAATAGCGCTCGAACCTCTGCTTCCTCTATTTTCAATCAGCCCCTTTTCCACTAATCCCTTTATATCACGTGTTGCAGTTGCTTTTGAAACATTATTCAAATTTTGATAATGTGTATTGGTGATGCTATTATACACTTTAATGTAATAGATGGCTTTTTTCTGTCTTTCATTCAGTCCAAGTTTCACCAGATATTCCTCATTGAAAATGTCTTTAAAAAGTGTTATCAAAAAGCCACCGTCCTGTTCTTTCATCTCAGGTTCAGGAAGTTCAGCAGCTTTACAACTATCAAGAATTTTTATCGTGCCGCGTCCCCACGCATCAATATATCCACCTTTGAAACATACATCTGCAATTATCGGGTTTCTTGGTCTCGAGGGATGAGGTCGCTTTAATGCGTCCAATGTTAATCCTTCTGGTAAGAAACCCTCATTCCATATACTTATTTTATCATCGTAGATGCGTATTTGGATAGGTGCTCCCATATAACTCCGATGGACTAATGCATTCAGCATCATTTCACGTATTGCAGCAACAGGATATGCACCTTTTTCAATGCGGTGCATTCCCTCAAAGTCAATGGGTTTAGTAAAAAACTTACGGTTGAGCTGATTCAAAACAGCCGAAAGCAGAGAGAATAAATTTCCATCCTCCACTTCCTGAAATTTTAAATCGGCATCACCCTTACCAAATCGACCAATTTTTACAAAAGTATTTGGATAAAATTTTCCCGGTTCTTTTCCAAATAATATAATGGTCGCTCTTTTCAATTGTCCGTTTTCTGTTAAGCGTAATTTTTCTAACAAGTCGGGTAATGAATGTCCATCGTATTCTGGAAGCCGTCCAGCTTTTTCGGATGCGTGTAAAAAAAATTTTATACTTTGCTCGTCGATGTCATTCGAGGTGTCCCGTGGTTCGATAATTTCATCCCAGGTTTTACCAGATTTTTTGAGGAGAAATTCATTAAGGGAAGCACCCGTTAGTTCCTGTTTGGTGCTGCCACTTCGGTAATAATACCTGCCTCTCAAGGAAATAGGAACTGAATAAGGCGGTACGATTAGTTCAATAAAATGATGATCTTTTTCTTTGTGTAAATTCACATCCGCGATAATTCCCATCAGATTCCTGATTTTGTTGGGTATCTCATCCATCAATTTCAGGTAATCATCGTGCCAGGTTTGTTTATATTCGATATTTTGTTGTTCGGGCATATCTTAATATATTTTGGGACTTATAATTATTTCGTAAAACCCTGTAATAACTTTTCTGCCAAGTCGTAAGGCGTTGAATCTTTATGAATTACATTTTCTATATTCAATTGTAAATAATTTTCTCTTGCCTCATTCCAAAATTCAAAATGGAGTTTTTCTTTTACGATTTCGTGAATTCTCTTGATCACTCGTTTTTGTCTTTTTCCTTTTAGTCCAGATGAATCCACCAAATATTTTCTATGATGAGAAATAGTTTCTTCGATCTTTTCAATCCCTTTCCCTTCGTTTGCGGTAGTTTGTATAACATCTGGCTTCCAGTTATTTGCTTTGGGTCGGAGGTTCAAGATCATTTTAATTGCCATAACAGCTTGGTCGGCACCGGCGCGATCCGATTTGTTTAATACAAAGAAGTCGGCAATTTCCATCAAGCCGGCTTTCATAGCTTGGATTGAATCGCCGGATTCCGGGACAAGGACAACGATAGTTGTATCGGCTGTTCCCGCAATATCGAGTTCAGATTGCCCGACTCCAACAGTTTCAATCAGAATAATTTCGTAACCGGCGGCATCGAGTATATCGCCAGCTTCTTCAGTTTTGTTGCTCAAGCCGCCCAAGCTTCCGCGCGAAGCCATACTGCGAATAAATACGCCTTCATCCATCTCGACATCAGTCATACGAATTCTGTCGCCCAACACAGCTCCACCGGTGAAGGGACTAGTGGGGTCGACGGCAATAATTCCGACTTTCAGGTTTTGTTTGCGGTATAGTGCAGCGAGTTTATTCGTGATTGTGCTTTTTCCTGCGCCGGGTGGACCGGTAATTCCGATACGGTACGCGTTACCGGTTTTTGGGTAGATTTCTTTTAACAACAATCTTGAGTCTTGATGTTCGTTCTCAATCAGCGAAATTCCGCGCGCGATTGCTACACGTTTGCCGGAGAGGATTTGAGTGCCTATGTTTAAAGATTTATTCATTTAAAACTTAATTTTTTAAACGCAGAGGACGCAAAGATAACGCGAAGAGCGCGAAGGGATTATTTTTATTTGCGGCCTAAGCGTTTTATTCTTTTGAAGCTTTGTTTTTAAAAAAATCCACAGTCAACCGCAGACCTTCTTCAATATTATATTGTGGCTTCCAGTTCAACACTTTTTCGATTTTCTTTGTATCTAAAACACTTCGCAGTTGCTCGCCCAGTTTTGCGGGTGCGTGGTACTCGTCGCAGTTAGAATTTGTTAGTTTCTTGATTTGGTTAAACAGCACATTAACATCTGTCTCGATACCGGTGCCGATGTTAAATATATCCGATTTACTATATTCTAACGCGAGCAAGTTTGCTCTTACTACATCGCTGACAAAAACGTAGTCGCGTGTTTGTTTACCGTCGCCGTTGATGTGTGGCTGACCGCCCTCCAACATTTTTTTGGCAAATATTGCAATAACGCCTGCTTCGCCGTGCGGGTTTTGGCGCGGTCCATACACGTTCGCATAACGCAACACAACATAGGGCAAACCGAAAACCTGTTCATAATAAAATAAATATTTTTCAGTTGCTAATTTTGTAATTCCATAAGGCGACAGGGGACGAACGGGATGAATCTCGTCGGCAGGGAAGTAATCCTGTTCACCGTAAATTGCTCCGCCTGTCGAAGCGAATATGAATTTATTTACATCATATTTTTTACAATTTTCCAACAGGTTTAGTACGCCGAGTATATTTACCGATGCATCAAACATAGGATCGTCAACTGATTTCCGCACATCCATCTGGGCTGCGTGGTGATTCACAACGTCAAATTTCTCCTGTTCAAAAATTCCTTTTACTTTTTCATCCCGAATATCCAGTTGGTAAAATTTTGCTTTCGGGTTTATGTTTTCTTTCACCCCCATCGATAAGTTGTCGATTATAACTACCGAATGACCGGCATTTATATAAGCATCTGTTGTGTGCGATGCTATGAAACCAGCACCGCCTGTTACTAAAATTTTCAAAATGATTATCCTTTCTTATATATCTATTTATTCTTTTTCTGAACGATTCAATATCGTTTTAACGCCTTCTTTCCAATATCACTCCGGTAATAGGCGCCATCAAAAGTAATTTTTTCAACAACACGATAGGCGCTGCGGATTGTTTCTTCAAAATCATCCGAATTACCGAGGGCAGTAATCCCAAGAACTCTTCCACCGGCTGTAACAATCGCATCATTTTCAAATATAGTGCCTGAATGAAAAATCAAAACGTTACCACTAATATTATCAAAACCGGTTATCGGTTTACCCACTTCGTAAGAATCAGGGTAGCCGCGGGACGACATTACCACGCACACAGTTGAAACCGGTTTTATTCTCAATTCTATTGTACCGAGATTATTGTTAATCGAAGCAAGCAACAATTCTATGATGTCGGTTTCTATTAGTGGAAGCACAACCTGAGTTTCGGGATCGCCGAATCGGCAATTGTACTCAACCACGCGAGGTCCCGTTTCTGTTAGCATCAAACCAAAATATAAACATCCTTTGAATGGTCTGCTTTCTTTTTTCATTCCATAAATTGTTGGCTCAATGATAGTGCGTTTAATTTCATCGAGTATGTTTTCGTCGACGAACGGAGTTGGTGCATAGGCGCCCATTCCGCCTGTGTTTTTACCAAGGTCGCCGTCTAAAATTTTTTTATAATCCTGTGCCGGTGGAAGTGTTACGAAATCGTTGCCATCTGTAATTGCAAGTATTGAGAGTTCTTCGCCTGTCATAAAATCTTCGATAACGATTTTTTCACCGGCAGTTCCCAAAATCTTTTTTGTGAATAATGCATCTAAAATATCCAATGCTGCATCTTTAGTTTCGCAAATCGTAACACCTTTGCCGGCTGCCAGTCCATCGGCTTTAACTACGATAGGCACTGGTGTTTCGTTAATATAGCGTTCGGCTTCAAAGCGATTTTCGATGCTGAACGATTTGTAGTTTGCGGTTGGAATATTGTTCCGCACCATAAATTCTTTTGCGAACGTTTTGCTCCCCTCAATTTCGGCTGCCAATTTTGAAGGTCCGAATATTTTCAAACCAGTTGCCTCAAACACATCGACAATACCGTCAATCAGTGGTTGCTCAGGACCCACAACCGTAAAATCTATTCTGTTATCTTTTACAAACTTGATAAGTGAATCGAAGTCGTTCGGCTTGATTTGAACTAATTCAGCTATTTCACCGATACCCGCATTGCCGGGTGCACAATATATTTTGGTAACCAGCGGACTTTGCCTGATTTTCCAAACCAAAGCATGCTCACGCCCACCCGAACCTATGACTAATACTTTCATCTATACTTCCGTTAAAAATCCAAAAATATTTGCAAGTTGATTTGTTAAATTTATACGGTTATAAAAATTAACTTTATCTTCATCTAACGAAAACTTCTCACCCTTTTCAAATTTGATATAAAAATTTTTTAACGCTCCAGCAGTAGCGTTCACATCTTGCGGAGGAAGTACAATATTTCCGTTGAATTCTAAAATCGTTTGTTGAATGAATCCTTCAGGAACATTCGCGAGAATCGGTTTGCGGGCACCAATATATTCGTAAACTTTTCCGGGTGATTGTGTGTCGTTATCCAACATCAGCCAGAACAAATCGCTCGACATAATGTATTGCACGCACTTGTTATGTTCGAGGTAACCTAAAACCGTAACTACGTTTCCTAAATTATATTTGTCTATCAGTTTTTTATCTTCATCGCGGAAGTTGCCGATGAAAAACACTTCGATACGATTTTGAAGATGCGGATTTTCCTTAATAAGTTTTTGAAGAGCGAGGAAAAAATAATTTGGAGTTCGCTCACCGTAGAAAACACCGGCGTGAGTGATTCGCATTTTGTTGGAAGGTGAACGGGGAGCAGGTTTGTTTTTCTCAAAATCTTCCGGATCGAATCCTTGCGGAATTATATCAACGTCTTTGTAGTGTAAAAATTTATATCGTGCTAAAAGAAGTTCCTTAACTCTGCGATTTGTTGTAATTACTTTTTTTGCGTTATGTAATACTTCCTGCTCTAATTTATAATTCTTGTACTTGTGTAATGGAGTAGGATAAATTTTTAACGGATACTCGTGCCATACATCCCTGTAATCAAGTACTAGTGGAATTTTATATTTTTTTGATAATTCATTTCCGATAAGCAAGTCGGTATACGGGGGAGACGTTGCAAAAATAATATCGAATTTAGTTTTCTTGAATAATTCGTCGGCAGTTTTCAGAACATTCAGTTTCCAACCGATTTTGTTGTCGGGAATAAAGAAAACATCACTGATAAACGAAAACATTTTACGAGTACGTTCAGATGGCATCTTTATAATGCCTTTTTTTTTAAAAAACCTGTTAGGATCGAGAGAACCGACTCTCACAATTTCGGTATTAGAATTTTTTAATTCTTCTAATAAAGAGTAATCTTGTGCAAAATAACCGGTTGGAGTAACGGTAATAACGGTCGGTTTCCAACCGAATTGATGTAAATATTTTACAAATTTTTGAGTTCGCTGAACGCCACTCAAACCCATAGGAGGAAAGTAGTAAGCGATTACGAGAACGTTTCGAGAATTTTTGGTTGAATCAGACATTACAAAATAATCATTTCTTTAGTTGATTGAGTCAGTTTATTTGGATGTTGTTTACTTTGTTGCCGTTCGATTACTATCATATCTTCGATTCTTACACCGCCGAAATCAGGGATATAAATTCCAGGTTCAATTGTTACAACGGTGCCTGCTTTCAGGTTGCCGGGAGTTTTAGCTGACAACCGTGGTGGCTCGTGTATCTGAAGTCCGACTCCGTGACCGAGCGAGTGTGTGAAATCATCGCCGTAGCCGGCATCGGTTATTATGTTGCGTGCAACTGCGTCGATCTCTTTGTAAGTTAATCCTTCAGTTGCCGCTTCAATTGCATTTAATTGCGACGATAAAACCGTTCGATAAATTTTTACAGCGTCCGATTTCGGCTCACCAAGAAATATTGTTCTTGTCATATCGCTGTTGTAGCCATTCACTACACAACCGATGTCGATAGTTACGATATCGCCTTTGCGTAATTTTTTTGAAGACGAGCGTGCGTGCGGAAAAGCCGAGTTTATTCCGCTGGCAACAATCGGTTCGAAGGCGTCGCGTTCGCCGCCAAATTTCTTATGAAGATAAGTAATTTCGGCTGAAATATCTAATTCACGGATACCGGGTTTTATTATCGTTAGAATTTTTGAAAAAACTTTATCGGATATTTCAACGGCTTTGGTTATTTGTTCAATTTCGTAAGCATCTTTGACGATTGCGACATCTTCGATGAAGCCGGCTTTTGGAAGCACACGATTATTAGGAAATAATTTTTTCAAATTTTGATATTGAGCAAATGTTAAGTTATTACCGTCGATGCCGATTCGAAAATTATTTTTGATTAGATTATATTCAGCTATTGTTTCGAAGATATCGTTTTGCGAGGGAATGATTTTCCAGCCGGATATTTCTTTCGCGGCTTGTTCGGTATATCGTTTATCGATGATGAAGTATTGTGAATTATTAAAAACCAAACACAATCCAGCTGAACCGGAAAACCCACTGATGTAGCGGACGTGGTGAAGCGAGGTGATTAAAAAACAATCGAGTTTAAATTCGAAAAGGCGGCTGCGAATTATTTTTTGAATTTCTCTCAAGTGGTCTGTTTTTGTTTTTGGTTGCATTCTACAATCTATAATTCGGCGACTCTTGAGTAATATCAATATCGTGAGGGTGGCTCTCTCGCATACCTGCATCGGTTATGCGGATAAACTGGGCTTTCTTTTTCAATTCTCCGATATTCTTTATTCCGCAATATCCCATTGCCGAGCGCAATCCGCCAATCATCTGATAGACTATATCGCCGAGCTGCCCTTTATAATGAACTCGTCCTTCAATTCCTTCCGGTACTAATTTCTGTATATCTTCTTCAACATCCTGAAAATATCTGTCCTTGCTCCCTTTTTGCATGGCACCAATCGAGCCCATTCCCCGATACACTTTGTAACTTCTCCCTTCGTATATCATTTTATCGCCAGGACTTTCCTCGGTTCCTGCAAACAATCCGCCGATCATAACTGAGTCGGCACCGGCAGCAATTGCTTTTGCTATGTCGCCGGTTTGTTTGATTCCGCCATCAGCAATTATTGGTACTCCCGATTTTGCTGCTGCTTTCGAGCATTCATAAATTGCTGTTATTTGCGGAACACCAACTCCTGTTACAACACGAGTTGTGCAAATTGAACCGGGACCGACACCGACTTTCACCGCATCAACACCTGCGTTGATTAAATCTTTTGTTGCTTGGAATGTTGCAACATTTCCGGCTACGAGTTCAACATCGGGAAACTTTTTCTTTATTTGTTTTGTCATTTGAATTACACCACGCGAATGTCCGTGTGCAGTATCGACAACGATAACATCGACTTGTGCATTTATTAAAGCCGATACTCTTTCGATAGTATCAGCAGTAATTCCAACACCTGCACCAACTCGTAAACGACCGTGATTATCCTTGCAGGCATTCGGATGCCTTTTCTTTTTCTGAATATCTTTTACTGTGATTAATCCTTTAAGCCTTCCGTTTCTGTCGATGACCGGAAGTTTTTCAATTTTGAATTTTTGCAAAATACGTTCGGCTTGTTCGAGTGTTGTTCCAGCAGGTGCCGTTATTATTTTTACTGTCATAACAGATGCAATGGGAAGTTTTAAGTCGGTTTCAAAACGTAGGTCGCGATTCGTTACAATGCCAATCAGTTGATTATTTTCGTTGAGGATAGGTATTCCGGAAATTTTATATTTATTCATTAATGAAAGAGCATCACCGACATTTCCGCTTACATACATCGTGATGGGCTGTAAAATCATACCACTTTCGGAACGTTTAACTAAATCGACTTGGTGAGCTTGTTGTTCAATCGACATATTTTTATGTAGAATTCCGATACCCCCTTCGCGTGCAAGTGCGATTGCAAGTTCCGATTCGGTAACGGTGTCCATTGCTGCCGAAACTATCGGAATGTTCAACTTCAAGTTCCGCGTGAGCCTTGTGGTTACATCTACTTCGCGGGGAAGTATGTTAGATTTTCTTGGAAGAAGCAAAACATCGTCGAAGGTTAATGCTTCGGGTAAGAATTTTTTAATTTCACCTATGAATTTAGTTTGCATAATTGTTCCATTTATTCATTTTTTCATTGATTCAATCATTATCTCATTCAAACGCCGCAATTCCAGTTATATCTTCACCCACTATCAGAGTGTGCATCTCGTGCGTACCTTCATAAGTTTTTACAGATTCAAGGTTTGCTGTGTGGCGCATAATCGGATACTCGCTTAAGATTCCGTTTGCACCTAATATCTCGCGTGCTATTCTACCAATTTCAAGTGCTTGCGCTACGTTGTTGCGTTTCGCGAGTGATACCTGTTGGAAGCGCGACTCGTCTTTATCTTTCAAGCGTCCTAATTGTAAAGTCATAAATTGCATCTTTGTAATCTCGGTCAGCATGTGCACAAGTTTTTCTTGTGTAATCTGAAACCCTGCAATCGGTTTTCCAAATTGAATTCTTGAGAGGGAATAATTAAGTGCCGTATCATAACTCGTCATAGCCGAACCGATAACGCCCCACGCAATTCCGTAGCGGGCTTGATTCAAGCACATGAGCGGCGACCTTAAACCCGATGTATTAGGGAAAAAATTTTCTTTAGGTATTTCGCAATCTTCAAAAATTAATTCTGAAGTGACTGAAGCGCGCAGAGAATGCTTGCCCTTCATTTCGGGAGCGGTGAATCCTTTTGTTCCTTTCTCTATTAGAAATCCATGAACGATGCCGTTAAGTTTTGCCCACACTACAGCAACATCAGCAATCGTTCCGTTCGTTATCCACATTTTAGCTCCGTTGAGGAGGTAGCCGTTGTCTGTTTTTTCTGCGCGTGTAATCATACCGCCGGCATTTGAACCGAAATCCGGTTCAGTTAAACCGAAGCATCCGATCTTCTCAGCGCGTGCAAGTTTTGGAAGCCAATAATCTTTTTGGGTTTCAGAACCGAATGTATAAATCGGATACATTACGAGTGAACTCTGCACCGATGCAAAACTTCGAACTCCGCTGTCGCCCCGTTCGAGTTCTTGCATAACTAAACCGTATGCTACGTTGTTCATTTCGGCGCATCCATATTTTGCCGGAAGTGTTGCACCGAACATCCCCATCTCCGCCATTTTTGGAATCAATTGAGCCGGGAAAGCTCCCTTCATATAATAATCTTCGATGATTGGAAGTATATTATCGTCAACAAACTCGCGAATTGTATTTCGGATTAAAATTTCCTCTTCTGTAAGAAGAGAATCAAAATTGTAATAATCGACACCTTTAAATTGACTCATATTTTTCTCGCTTTCGTTATAAAATGAACTGTGGGGGGGAAAAAATTTTGTGTAAAATTAATAAATATCTGAGAGAAAGGCAACCACCTAAATTATCTCTTTTATTAACTTTGCTACACTCGAAGGGAAAAGACTGCCCCCATTTTCGGAGTTACCGGCTTTTAAGTATTGTGTTAAAAACGAATTCATCATTATCAGTTTGGTTGACCGGAGTAAATAATCGCGTTTAAAAATATCTTTCTCTCCTATATAGTCTAATGCTTTTCTACTGTAGTATTTTTTGTAGCAATCAACCATTGCCGAACGTATTTCTTCAAGCGTCATACTGTTAGGTTTGATTATCGGTTCGACTAAATTGTATTTCGAGTAATCCCAAACTTCGATATGGTTTTTCATTTCTTCATACATATCGGCGTAGGTCCAAGGAGTGATTGCAAGAAAATGTGCAAAATCGGGGTTGTAATGCTGGGCAAGCTCAAGGGTTTTTTTAATCGTCTCTTTTGTTTCCCAAGGAAAACCTAACACAAATGAAGTTTCGGAAATCATACGATGTTCTCTGATCAAATCGATTGCTTCTTTAGAAAGTGAAACATTGACATCTTTCTTTATTAAATCCAAAGTATCTTGGTTTGTTGCTTCAACACCGATGTAGATATGGACTATACCGGCTTTCCGGTACTTCCACAAAATATCTTTATCCCGCACAATATCTTCTACTCTTGTTTCCATTAGAAGATAAATGTCCAGATTTTTTTGAATTAATCTATCCAAGAAATTTTCCCAGCGGTTCCGGTCGCTTGTAGGATATTCATCTACAATAAGAAAAACATTCGCAGCGTAATTCTTATGAAGCATTTCGATTTCAGCTACAACATTTTCGGGATTTCTTCCACGCCAGGTTTTATTCCAGAATTTTTGTTGAGAACAGAATGTGCAACCGAACGTACATCCTCTCGAAGTGCTTATAGCTGCAAGCCGCGAATTGGGAATCACGAAGTAATTGTAATCCTTCCAATCTATCAAATCCCACGCTGTTGGTAAACTATCGAGGTCATCAATGAACGGCTGCGGCTTTGTTACAATTATCGACCCGTTAGCTTTGTAAGCCAGCCCGTTTGTTTTATCAATTGAATTATTTCTTTCAATTGCAGTGAGTAGGTTTTTTAAAGTATTTTCACCTTCACCACGAATTATAAAATCGACACAATCGGGATGTTCATCCAATATTGCCTCATAACAAAAAGTCGGGTGAACCCCTCCTAATATAGCTGTTATTTTTGGGTTTATTTTTTTTGCTAACTTC belongs to Bacteroidota bacterium and includes:
- a CDS encoding cobalamin-dependent protein (Presence of a B(12) (cobalamin)-binding domain implies dependence on cobalamin itself, in one of its several forms, or in some unusual lineages, dependence on a cobalamin-like analog.): MINRKKILFITPPYHSGVVESAGRWMPLSFVYLAGSAREAGYETEIYDAMTKQHTLGDIQQKLETTDADILAMTAITSSFPASIDVLKLAKKINPKITAILGGVHPTFCYEAILDEHPDCVDFIIRGEGENTLKNLLTAIERNNSIDKTNGLAYKANGSIIVTKPQPFIDDLDSLPTAWDLIDWKDYNYFVIPNSRLAAISTSRGCTFGCTFCSQQKFWNKTWRGRNPENVVAEIEMLHKNYAANVFLIVDEYPTSDRNRWENFLDRLIQKNLDIYLLMETRVEDIVRDKDILWKYRKAGIVHIYIGVEATNQDTLDLIKKDVNVSLSKEAIDLIREHRMISETSFVLGFPWETKETIKKTLELAQHYNPDFAHFLAITPWTYADMYEEMKNHIEVWDYSKYNLVEPIIKPNSMTLEEIRSAMVDCYKKYYSRKALDYIGEKDIFKRDYLLRSTKLIMMNSFLTQYLKAGNSENGGSLFPSSVAKLIKEII
- a CDS encoding glycosyltransferase yields the protein MSDSTKNSRNVLVIAYYFPPMGLSGVQRTQKFVKYLHQFGWKPTVITVTPTGYFAQDYSLLEELKNSNTEIVRVGSLDPNRFFKKKGIIKMPSERTRKMFSFISDVFFIPDNKIGWKLNVLKTADELFKKTKFDIIFATSPPYTDLLIGNELSKKYKIPLVLDYRDVWHEYPLKIYPTPLHKYKNYKLEQEVLHNAKKVITTNRRVKELLLARYKFLHYKDVDIIPQGFDPEDFEKNKPAPRSPSNKMRITHAGVFYGERTPNYFFLALQKLIKENPHLQNRIEVFFIGNFRDEDKKLIDKYNLGNVVTVLGYLEHNKCVQYIMSSDLFWLMLDNDTQSPGKVYEYIGARKPILANVPEGFIQQTILEFNGNIVLPPQDVNATAGALKNFYIKFEKGEKFSLDEDKVNFYNRINLTNQLANIFGFLTEV
- a CDS encoding acyl-CoA dehydrogenase family protein gives rise to the protein MSQFKGVDYYNFDSLLTEEEILIRNTIREFVDDNILPIIEDYYMKGAFPAQLIPKMAEMGMFGATLPAKYGCAEMNNVAYGLVMQELERGDSGVRSFASVQSSLVMYPIYTFGSETQKDYWLPKLARAEKIGCFGLTEPDFGSNAGGMITRAEKTDNGYLLNGAKMWITNGTIADVAVVWAKLNGIVHGFLIEKGTKGFTAPEMKGKHSLRASVTSELIFEDCEIPKENFFPNTSGLRSPLMCLNQARYGIAWGVIGSAMTSYDTALNYSLSRIQFGKPIAGFQITQEKLVHMLTEITKMQFMTLQLGRLKDKDESRFQQVSLAKRNNVAQALEIGRIAREILGANGILSEYPIMRHTANLESVKTYEGTHEMHTLIVGEDITGIAAFE
- a CDS encoding aminopeptidase P family protein, with the translated sequence MQPKTKTDHLREIQKIIRSRLFEFKLDCFLITSLHHVRYISGFSGSAGLCLVFNNSQYFIIDKRYTEQAAKEISGWKIIPSQNDIFETIAEYNLIKNNFRIGIDGNNLTFAQYQNLKKLFPNNRVLPKAGFIEDVAIVKDAYEIEQITKAVEISDKVFSKILTIIKPGIRELDISAEITYLHKKFGGERDAFEPIVASGINSAFPHARSSSKKLRKGDIVTIDIGCVVNGYNSDMTRTIFLGEPKSDAVKIYRTVLSSQLNAIEAATEGLTYKEIDAVARNIITDAGYGDDFTHSLGHGVGLQIHEPPRLSAKTPGNLKAGTVVTIEPGIYIPDFGGVRIEDMIVIERQQSKQHPNKLTQSTKEMIIL
- the guaB gene encoding IMP dehydrogenase → MQTKFIGEIKKFLPEALTFDDVLLLPRKSNILPREVDVTTRLTRNLKLNIPIVSAAMDTVTESELAIALAREGGIGILHKNMSIEQQAHQVDLVKRSESGMILQPITMYVSGNVGDALSLMNKYKISGIPILNENNQLIGIVTNRDLRFETDLKLPIASVMTVKIITAPAGTTLEQAERILQKFKIEKLPVIDRNGRLKGLITVKDIQKKKRHPNACKDNHGRLRVGAGVGITADTIERVSALINAQVDVIVVDTAHGHSRGVIQMTKQIKKKFPDVELVAGNVATFQATKDLINAGVDAVKVGVGPGSICTTRVVTGVGVPQITAIYECSKAAAKSGVPIIADGGIKQTGDIAKAIAAGADSVMIGGLFAGTEESPGDKMIYEGRSYKVYRGMGSIGAMQKGSKDRYFQDVEEDIQKLVPEGIEGRVHYKGQLGDIVYQMIGGLRSAMGYCGIKNIGELKKKAQFIRITDAGMRESHPHDIDITQESPNYRL